From a region of the Armatimonas rosea genome:
- a CDS encoding Uma2 family endonuclease: MMTKPRTKLWTREEARFLQHSGLLDDGQYELVEGELLRKMPKNPAHVTATRQTNHWAVEHFGESFVRAQDPLILDLFNEPEPDVAITKDSEDAYLELHPTATEVHLVVEISDSTLEYDLTRKASLYARAGVAEYWVLDLPNRRLHVHLDPSEAGYGRILTLAESQTIAPLAHADATVLVSTLLP, encoded by the coding sequence ATGATGACAAAGCCACGAACTAAGCTCTGGACACGCGAAGAAGCTCGTTTTCTTCAGCATAGTGGCTTGCTCGACGATGGGCAATATGAGCTAGTGGAGGGAGAGCTTCTACGAAAGATGCCAAAAAATCCGGCACATGTCACTGCAACACGCCAGACAAATCATTGGGCGGTGGAGCACTTTGGGGAGAGCTTTGTGCGTGCGCAGGATCCGCTGATTCTTGATCTTTTCAATGAGCCTGAGCCTGATGTTGCCATTACGAAAGATTCTGAGGATGCCTATCTTGAGCTTCACCCGACAGCGACGGAGGTGCACCTTGTGGTCGAAATCTCAGATAGCACGCTAGAGTACGATCTCACCCGCAAGGCCAGCCTCTACGCCCGAGCAGGTGTCGCGGAGTACTGGGTTCTTGATCTACCCAACCGTCGCCTTCATGTCCACCTTGACCCGTCGGAAGCAGGCTATGGGCGCATCCTCACCCTCGCCGAGTCCCAGACCATCGCCCCGCTTGCCCATGCCGACGCCACTGTCTTGGTAAGCACTTTACTTCCCTAG
- a CDS encoding FAD-binding protein, translated as MESRKNWAGNLTYSAEWLHKPTSVAQVQDLVCQCQKLRALGTRHCFNTIADCPQDMLSTERLTKILGLDREQRTVTIESGVRYGELASFLHAEGFGLPNLASLPHISVAGAVATGTHGSGDGNGNLATSVVGMELVTASGDKVAVSRATHGADFDGMVVHLGALGVVTQLTLALEPTFEIAQTAYTHLPVAALHAHFDAITGSGYSVSLFTDWQSDSINQVWVKSRTGDFPETLFGAQKATEDRHPLPDHSAESCTPQCGIPGPWHERLPHFKLAFTPSSGAELQSEYFVDRRDALAAFTAIAALREKLAPHLMISEIRTIAADNLWLSPHYQRDSVGFHFTWKQNIPEVLALLPTIEAALAPFAPRPHWGKVFTMRPTNYPKLPEFLRLCKEFDPSGKFWNAFLEQVLG; from the coding sequence ATGGAAAGCCGAAAGAACTGGGCGGGCAACCTAACCTATAGCGCGGAGTGGCTCCACAAGCCCACGAGTGTGGCGCAGGTCCAGGACCTGGTCTGTCAGTGCCAAAAACTGCGCGCCCTCGGGACGCGCCACTGTTTCAACACGATTGCGGACTGCCCCCAGGACATGCTCTCGACCGAGCGGCTCACCAAGATTCTTGGGCTGGACCGGGAGCAGCGGACGGTCACCATAGAGAGCGGGGTGCGCTACGGCGAGCTGGCGAGCTTCTTGCACGCGGAGGGCTTTGGGCTTCCCAACCTAGCATCGCTGCCCCATATCTCCGTGGCGGGCGCGGTGGCGACCGGGACCCATGGCTCAGGAGATGGCAACGGGAACCTCGCGACCTCGGTTGTCGGCATGGAGCTGGTCACGGCTAGTGGCGACAAAGTAGCCGTCTCCCGTGCGACACACGGCGCGGACTTCGACGGCATGGTGGTGCACCTGGGCGCACTCGGCGTCGTGACGCAGCTCACGCTCGCCCTCGAGCCGACCTTTGAGATCGCGCAGACCGCCTACACCCACCTCCCTGTCGCGGCGCTGCACGCCCACTTCGATGCAATCACCGGCAGCGGTTACTCCGTCAGCCTCTTCACCGACTGGCAGAGCGACTCTATCAACCAGGTCTGGGTGAAGTCCAGGACGGGCGACTTTCCCGAGACGCTCTTTGGCGCGCAAAAAGCCACCGAGGACCGCCACCCGCTTCCCGATCACTCCGCCGAGAGCTGCACACCCCAGTGCGGCATCCCCGGCCCCTGGCACGAGCGCCTGCCGCACTTCAAGCTCGCCTTCACCCCCAGCAGCGGCGCGGAGCTCCAGAGCGAGTACTTCGTGGACCGCAGAGACGCCCTCGCCGCTTTTACGGCAATCGCCGCGCTGAGAGAAAAACTCGCACCGCACCTGATGATCTCCGAGATCCGCACGATCGCCGCTGACAACCTCTGGCTGAGCCCCCACTACCAGCGCGACTCGGTCGGCTTCCACTTCACCTGGAAACAGAATATCCCCGAAGTGCTCGCTCTCCTCCCGACTATCGAGGCCGCTCTCGCCCCGTTTGCCCCGCGTCCACACTGGGGCAAGGTCTTCACGATGCGCCCCACAAACTACCCCAAGCTCCCCGAGTTCCTGCGCCTCTGCAAAGAATTCGATCCCAGCGGCAAGTTCTGGAATGCGTTTTTGGAGCAAGTGCTCGGATGA
- a CDS encoding MBL fold metallo-hydrolase: protein MSHDAAPSRLILLGTAGGPTPKANRAPSAYALVVGDETFVIDAGNGVGQQLAKAKIGINSFRHVFLTHQHSDHSADMGTLALLAWATNPSKPLTLWGPPPLKAMLKHFQAFAALDIKTRIADEGRPPFESFVSIRELTKPGELLSEGGVRVRAALNAHPPLKHSFAYRFDTPDRSVVFSGDTTYSKSVVELATGADLLVHEIMLPSALEPLIASEPNAKTLREHLYASHSTPEQVGRVATEAGVKTLVLSHFVPGGAPLPDSVWHDAVRPYFSGTIVVGRDFLELPSSLQNKTS from the coding sequence ATGAGCCACGATGCGGCTCCCTCCCGCTTGATCTTACTGGGGACGGCAGGTGGCCCGACCCCCAAAGCCAACCGGGCACCGTCGGCGTATGCGCTGGTAGTCGGCGATGAGACCTTTGTGATCGATGCGGGTAACGGGGTCGGGCAACAGCTGGCGAAGGCGAAAATTGGGATCAATAGCTTCCGGCATGTCTTTCTGACGCACCAGCACTCGGACCATAGCGCCGATATGGGGACACTGGCTCTCTTGGCGTGGGCGACCAACCCGAGCAAGCCGCTCACGCTCTGGGGGCCGCCGCCGCTCAAGGCGATGCTGAAGCACTTCCAGGCATTTGCGGCGCTGGACATCAAGACGCGGATCGCCGACGAAGGCAGGCCGCCGTTTGAGAGCTTTGTGAGCATCCGGGAGCTCACCAAGCCCGGCGAGCTACTGAGCGAGGGCGGCGTCCGGGTGCGGGCGGCGCTCAATGCCCATCCGCCGCTGAAGCACTCCTTTGCCTACCGCTTCGACACGCCCGACCGCTCGGTGGTCTTCTCCGGCGACACCACCTACAGCAAGAGTGTGGTCGAGCTTGCCACCGGTGCCGATCTCCTGGTGCACGAGATCATGCTCCCCAGCGCACTGGAGCCGCTGATCGCCAGCGAGCCCAATGCCAAGACCCTCCGGGAGCACCTGTACGCCAGCCACTCCACGCCGGAGCAAGTCGGCCGGGTCGCCACCGAGGCAGGTGTCAAGACCCTCGTCCTCTCGCACTTTGTCCCCGGCGGTGCCCCCCTCCCCGACTCGGTCTGGCACGATGCCGTCCGCCCCTACTTCTCCGGCACGATTGTCGTCGGGCGGGACTTCCTAGAGCTACCCTCCTCGCTCCAAAATAAAACCTCGTAA
- a CDS encoding DUF4234 domain-containing protein has protein sequence MRNGTRRDLLMMAILMLVTCGLYYFYWLYKTSQEMDEYTGEQGIPPIVHLLLLIFTGTLWGIAWDILTAQKIERMQQLAGITSRNNSGLYLVLDILGAGPIYGLGMVVPFLQQNELNEIYARRA, from the coding sequence ATGCGAAATGGAACACGACGCGACCTGCTGATGATGGCGATCTTGATGTTGGTTACTTGTGGGCTCTACTACTTCTACTGGCTCTACAAGACCAGCCAGGAGATGGACGAGTACACGGGCGAGCAGGGCATCCCCCCGATTGTCCACCTGCTCCTGCTGATCTTCACGGGGACGCTCTGGGGTATTGCCTGGGACATCCTGACCGCGCAGAAGATCGAGCGGATGCAACAGCTGGCCGGGATTACGTCCCGGAACAACAGCGGGCTCTACCTGGTGCTGGATATCCTCGGTGCCGGCCCGATCTACGGCCTGGGCATGGTGGTTCCGTTCCTGCAACAGAACGAGCTCAATGAGATCTACGCTCGGCGTGCTTAG
- a CDS encoding NAD(P)/FAD-dependent oxidoreductase produces the protein MTEVIVVGGGAAGMLAAWRAAQRGARVTLLEKKSRLGTKILISGGGKCNLTHAGEMEEIRRQFRSNEAGFLKPSFYRFTNEDFLELLTGQGMKVYTRPDGRIFPVPPTDAKDVVEILERHVRDAGVKVRLDCPVEKILVEGGVVTGVQVGEKVLPCTRLIVAVGGSSFPGTGCTGDGWKWLAELGHTIVRLTAALAPLYLDPTPPDDWSGVALRDCVLRARKQNPDSSTGKERMHWRGDLLFTHKGVSGPTALGVSREIAEALPENSTVEVDLYPDEAFEQVTARLLAQAQQNPKKTLLGLIDDAPLPERLRKPLLESAKLDPATRCAQLTAKDRNRLANTIKGWQVGRVRAVPLERGEVVAGGVALDEVDSKTMESRKIKGLYLCGEVLDIAGPVGGYNLQAAWSTGIVAGDSAAQNAVE, from the coding sequence ATGACTGAGGTGATTGTGGTGGGCGGTGGGGCGGCGGGGATGCTTGCGGCGTGGCGGGCGGCGCAGCGGGGCGCACGGGTGACTCTGCTGGAGAAAAAGAGCCGGCTGGGGACCAAGATTCTGATCTCCGGGGGCGGGAAGTGCAACCTGACCCATGCGGGGGAGATGGAGGAGATTCGCCGCCAGTTCCGTAGCAATGAGGCCGGGTTTCTCAAGCCGTCGTTCTACCGCTTCACCAACGAGGACTTTCTGGAGCTGCTCACGGGGCAGGGGATGAAGGTCTACACCCGCCCCGATGGCCGCATCTTCCCCGTTCCGCCCACCGATGCCAAGGACGTTGTCGAGATTCTGGAGCGCCATGTCCGTGATGCTGGCGTGAAGGTGCGCCTCGACTGCCCCGTGGAGAAGATCCTCGTGGAGGGCGGCGTGGTGACCGGCGTCCAGGTTGGTGAGAAGGTGCTTCCCTGCACGCGGCTGATTGTCGCGGTCGGGGGCTCGTCGTTTCCGGGCACGGGCTGCACGGGCGATGGCTGGAAGTGGCTGGCGGAGCTAGGGCACACGATTGTGAGGCTGACCGCCGCGCTCGCCCCGCTCTACCTGGACCCCACCCCGCCCGACGACTGGAGTGGGGTGGCGCTCCGGGACTGTGTGCTCCGCGCCCGCAAGCAAAACCCTGACAGTAGCACGGGCAAGGAGCGCATGCACTGGCGCGGCGACCTGCTCTTTACCCATAAAGGTGTCTCCGGTCCGACCGCACTCGGTGTCTCCCGCGAGATCGCCGAGGCACTGCCGGAGAACTCCACGGTCGAGGTCGATCTCTACCCCGATGAGGCCTTCGAGCAAGTCACCGCGCGGCTCCTGGCCCAGGCGCAGCAGAACCCGAAAAAGACCCTGCTCGGCCTCATCGACGATGCCCCGCTCCCGGAGCGCCTGCGTAAGCCCTTGCTCGAATCTGCCAAGCTCGATCCCGCAACGCGGTGTGCACAGCTTACCGCCAAAGACCGCAATCGACTGGCAAATACGATTAAAGGCTGGCAAGTAGGCCGCGTTCGTGCCGTTCCACTGGAGCGCGGCGAGGTGGTCGCAGGGGGTGTGGCGCTTGATGAAGTCGATTCCAAAACGATGGAAAGCCGAAAGATCAAGGGCCTCTACCTCTGCGGCGAGGTACTCGATATCGCCGGTCCCGTCGGGGGCTACAACCTACAAGCCGCCTGGTCCACGGGCATCGTCGCCGGAGACAGCGCTGCCCAAAATGCCGTAGAATAG
- a CDS encoding DUF2752 domain-containing protein: protein MRSTLGVLRESVQKGGRVLWHPAPFLLLALFLVPTPGLDNKSLLGLPPLCPTKALFHLPCPGCGMSRSLVCCAHGELVRAFWLHPLGPVFFGLLIGAVVLRFFPRLQPSPKLLRVSSWVLIVLMLLLWVTRLLGWLPKPP from the coding sequence ATGAGATCTACGCTCGGCGTGCTTAGGGAGTCTGTACAAAAAGGGGGTCGGGTGCTCTGGCACCCGGCCCCGTTTCTCTTGCTGGCCCTCTTTCTTGTTCCCACCCCAGGCCTGGACAACAAGTCTCTCCTGGGTCTCCCCCCTCTCTGCCCCACCAAGGCCCTCTTCCACCTTCCCTGCCCCGGTTGTGGGATGAGCCGCTCCCTGGTCTGCTGTGCCCACGGCGAGCTCGTGCGTGCCTTCTGGCTCCACCCCCTCGGCCCGGTCTTCTTTGGCCTGCTTATCGGTGCGGTCGTCCTGCGCTTCTTTCCGCGGCTCCAGCCCTCCCCAAAGCTCCTCCGCGTGAGCTCATGGGTGCTTATCGTGCTCATGCTCCTGCTCTGGGTCACGCGCCTGCTGGGCTGGCTCCCAAAGCCTCCGTAG
- a CDS encoding ABC transporter permease produces MNLLKLALAGLKFHKKAHLGVFLGAVLAAAILTGALAVGDSVRYSLTQQALARIGGIEHALYNPGRFFRTELTGELGVAAPTSAAILLRGAAANSEGTARAGRVQVVGVDEAFWKLGGAGTVNMAEDGVALNERLAKFLGVDVGDEVLIRVDKPSLLSRDAPLSKIEDATVALRLPVRFVITEQRFGNFSLDANQIPPYNAFIPRATLQKAIGQEGRANLLLVGSGIAPDSLTRALWEKWKLTDAGLKLKPVPATGELELRTDRVFLEPEVAKAAETAQPGARRILTYFVNRLTFGGKSTPYSTVAALEGAPLPDGMGDDEALINQWLADDTGAKVGDKITLTYWLVGPLRKLEEHTSAFKIRGIVPLSGPTLDPALMPDIPGLSDKKDCRQWEPGVPIDLEKIRDKDQAYWSAFRGTPKAFITLKAGQTIWNNRFGNLTAIRYKSDSATVEACVRQALSPAALGLFFQPIRERALSASANSMDFGSLFLGFSIFLIVAALLLAALLFGFGVEQRSREVGTLLAIGVTPRRVRTLLLLEGGLIASLASVAGVFVATLYTRAVIAGLGSVWKDAVVSSPLTYYAKPETLIGGGIGSFLVALLVIWLVARKQGQATAQALLSGNREVPLPSEGRAPGKREAVSAAGRWLPLILPFLAVGLALFGIGKHGEEAAGIFFTSGALLLIAGILAARQLLQKLERTEGVLSLTSVGRRNAARRLSRSTGAITLLACGSFLVIAVGANRHDPREAARERASGTGGFALYAEASLPVYQDLNSAEGRDAFGLDGQEMADAKVVPFRLREGDEASCLNLNRAQTPRLLGVDPKLLAERSAFGFSQSLADKKASPWSLLDWDDGTDTIPVIGDMNTVMWMLHSGVGQTIDYTDDRGTIHKLKVVGIINNSVLQGNLILSERHFTKLFANHSGYQVFLVDTPEAKTKALAESLTRGLEDNGLSVATTPERLGMFSAVENTYLSIFAILGGMGLLLGSLGLGVIVLRNVLERQGELALLRAIGFTKRSLHQLVFSEHVMLLFLGLAIGVAAALVAVLPSLKTPGVGVPFVSLGLTLLGVLGSGLLWVWLATTAALRSSLLGALRSE; encoded by the coding sequence ATGAACCTCCTTAAGCTCGCTCTGGCAGGACTCAAGTTCCACAAGAAAGCACACCTCGGGGTGTTTCTGGGGGCGGTGCTGGCGGCGGCGATCCTCACGGGGGCGCTTGCAGTCGGGGACTCGGTGCGCTATAGCCTGACACAGCAAGCCCTCGCGCGCATTGGAGGGATCGAGCACGCGCTCTACAACCCCGGGCGCTTCTTTCGAACGGAGCTGACGGGCGAGCTCGGTGTGGCGGCCCCGACCTCGGCAGCGATCCTCCTTCGCGGCGCGGCGGCCAATAGCGAGGGGACAGCGCGAGCGGGGCGCGTCCAAGTGGTCGGCGTGGACGAGGCGTTCTGGAAGCTAGGCGGCGCGGGCACGGTCAACATGGCTGAGGACGGTGTCGCGCTCAACGAGCGTCTGGCGAAGTTCCTCGGGGTCGATGTGGGCGATGAGGTGCTGATCCGGGTGGACAAGCCCAGCCTGCTCTCCCGCGATGCCCCGCTCTCCAAGATCGAGGACGCCACCGTGGCCCTGCGCCTGCCGGTGCGCTTTGTGATCACCGAGCAGCGCTTTGGCAACTTCAGCCTCGATGCCAACCAGATTCCGCCCTACAACGCCTTTATTCCCCGTGCGACCCTGCAAAAAGCCATCGGGCAGGAGGGCCGCGCCAACCTCCTGCTGGTCGGCTCCGGGATCGCGCCCGACTCCCTCACCCGCGCCCTCTGGGAGAAGTGGAAGCTCACCGATGCAGGCCTCAAGCTCAAGCCCGTCCCTGCCACCGGAGAGCTAGAGCTCCGCACCGACCGTGTCTTCCTCGAGCCCGAGGTCGCCAAGGCCGCCGAGACCGCGCAGCCCGGCGCCCGCCGCATCTTGACCTACTTTGTCAACCGCCTGACATTTGGGGGAAAGTCCACGCCCTACTCCACGGTCGCCGCGCTCGAAGGCGCTCCCCTGCCCGACGGCATGGGCGACGACGAAGCGCTGATCAACCAGTGGCTCGCCGATGATACCGGGGCCAAGGTGGGAGATAAAATCACGCTCACCTACTGGCTGGTCGGGCCGCTCCGCAAGCTCGAAGAGCACACCAGCGCGTTTAAAATTCGCGGCATCGTCCCCCTCTCCGGCCCCACACTCGACCCGGCGCTCATGCCCGATATCCCCGGCCTCTCCGACAAGAAAGACTGCCGCCAGTGGGAGCCGGGTGTCCCCATCGATCTCGAAAAAATCCGCGACAAAGACCAGGCCTACTGGAGCGCCTTTCGCGGCACGCCCAAGGCCTTTATCACCCTCAAGGCCGGCCAGACCATCTGGAACAACCGCTTTGGCAACCTCACCGCGATTCGCTACAAGTCCGACAGCGCAACAGTTGAGGCGTGTGTCCGCCAAGCGCTCAGCCCTGCCGCACTGGGGCTTTTCTTCCAGCCCATCCGCGAGCGCGCCCTCTCCGCCAGCGCGAACTCCATGGACTTTGGCTCGCTCTTTCTAGGCTTCAGTATCTTTCTCATCGTCGCCGCCTTGCTCCTCGCCGCCCTGCTCTTTGGCTTCGGGGTCGAGCAGCGCAGCCGCGAGGTCGGGACGCTCCTCGCCATCGGCGTGACGCCACGCCGCGTGCGGACACTGCTCCTGCTCGAAGGTGGCCTGATCGCCTCTCTCGCCAGTGTCGCCGGGGTCTTTGTCGCCACCCTCTACACCCGCGCCGTGATCGCCGGGCTGGGTAGTGTCTGGAAAGACGCCGTGGTAAGCTCGCCGCTCACCTACTACGCCAAGCCCGAGACCCTGATCGGCGGCGGCATCGGCAGCTTCCTGGTCGCGCTCCTCGTTATCTGGCTCGTCGCCCGCAAGCAAGGCCAAGCCACCGCGCAAGCGCTCTTGAGTGGCAACCGTGAAGTCCCTCTTCCTAGCGAGGGACGAGCGCCAGGGAAGAGGGAAGCCGTCTCAGCGGCAGGGAGATGGCTCCCCCTTATCCTTCCCTTCCTCGCGGTCGGCCTTGCTCTCTTTGGCATCGGCAAGCATGGCGAAGAGGCGGCAGGGATCTTCTTTACGTCGGGCGCCCTGCTTCTCATCGCCGGGATTCTGGCGGCGCGGCAGCTCTTGCAAAAGCTGGAGCGCACCGAGGGAGTGCTGAGCCTCACAAGTGTCGGGCGGCGCAATGCGGCGCGGCGGCTCTCGCGTAGCACCGGCGCGATCACGCTACTCGCCTGCGGGAGCTTTCTGGTGATCGCGGTCGGGGCCAACCGCCACGATCCTCGTGAGGCCGCCCGCGAGCGCGCCTCAGGGACGGGCGGCTTCGCCCTCTATGCCGAGGCCTCGCTACCGGTCTACCAGGACCTCAACTCCGCCGAGGGTCGCGATGCCTTCGGGCTCGACGGACAAGAAATGGCCGACGCAAAGGTCGTCCCGTTCCGCCTGCGAGAGGGCGATGAGGCAAGCTGCCTCAACCTCAACCGCGCCCAGACCCCGCGCCTGCTGGGAGTCGATCCCAAGCTCCTCGCCGAGCGCAGCGCCTTCGGGTTCAGCCAGTCGCTCGCCGATAAAAAAGCCAGCCCCTGGAGCCTGCTGGACTGGGACGACGGCACCGACACCATCCCAGTGATCGGGGACATGAACACCGTGATGTGGATGCTCCACTCCGGGGTTGGCCAGACAATCGACTACACCGACGACCGCGGCACGATCCACAAGCTCAAGGTGGTGGGGATCATCAACAACTCCGTGCTCCAGGGCAACCTCATCCTCTCCGAGCGCCACTTCACCAAGCTTTTTGCCAACCACAGCGGCTACCAGGTATTTCTTGTCGATACCCCCGAGGCAAAGACCAAGGCCCTCGCCGAGTCCCTGACGCGCGGGCTAGAAGACAACGGCCTCAGTGTCGCCACCACCCCCGAGCGCCTGGGAATGTTCAGTGCCGTCGAGAACACCTACCTCTCGATCTTTGCGATCCTCGGCGGTATGGGCCTGCTCCTGGGAAGCCTCGGCCTCGGGGTGATCGTCCTCCGCAATGTCCTAGAGCGCCAGGGCGAGCTCGCCCTGCTCCGTGCGATCGGGTTCACGAAACGCTCCCTCCACCAGCTTGTCTTCTCCGAGCACGTTATGCTCCTCTTCCTCGGCCTCGCCATCGGAGTCGCCGCCGCGCTGGTGGCCGTCCTACCGTCGCTCAAGACGCCCGGCGTCGGCGTTCCCTTCGTCAGCCTCGGACTCACCCTCCTCGGCGTCCTAGGAAGCGGCCTGCTCTGGGTCTGGCTCGCCACCACCGCAGCGCTCCGCAGCTCGCTCCTGGGAGCACTACGGAGCGAGTAA
- a CDS encoding PEP-CTERM sorting domain-containing protein (PEP-CTERM proteins occur, often in large numbers, in the proteomes of bacteria that also encode an exosortase, a predicted intramembrane cysteine proteinase. The presence of a PEP-CTERM domain at a protein's C-terminus predicts cleavage within the sorting domain, followed by covalent anchoring to some some component of the (usually Gram-negative) cell surface. Many PEP-CTERM proteins exhibit an unusual sequence composition that includes large numbers of potential glycosylation sites. Expression of one such protein has been shown restore the ability of a bacterium to form floc, a type of biofilm.) produces the protein MLLLGLGQASHAQIFMDITSLTSGGTGVGAFSGTLGAATVTGSILSSNYANSFTFNPTSSGTLGAWELSNTGGTSPQFSYSTIYATAKNNVDTLGYTLFNNNPVGTNNTARMKINFSIPIKDLVINVANLDNSIWDFTASGGVTSLTLLKGNGGGGDGLGISGKTIIDLATGDAGIAPSTTPTTSGTRSGYGSVMINGTYSSLTIDLTATHSLGGDGGNFTFTLVPEPTSLGLLLPGAAGLLLLRRRRKN, from the coding sequence TTGCTTCTCCTCGGTTTAGGACAAGCCAGCCATGCCCAGATATTTATGGATATCACCAGCCTCACCAGTGGTGGGACGGGTGTCGGTGCCTTCTCCGGGACTCTGGGAGCAGCCACGGTGACGGGGAGTATCCTGAGCTCCAACTACGCCAACTCCTTCACCTTCAACCCGACCAGTAGTGGCACCCTGGGTGCATGGGAGCTCTCCAACACCGGAGGAACCTCCCCCCAGTTTAGCTACTCCACCATCTACGCCACCGCCAAGAACAATGTCGATACGCTCGGCTACACCCTCTTCAACAACAACCCTGTGGGCACCAATAACACGGCGCGCATGAAGATCAACTTCTCCATCCCTATCAAAGATCTGGTAATCAATGTTGCCAACCTCGACAACTCGATCTGGGACTTTACCGCCAGTGGGGGAGTCACCTCGCTGACCCTACTCAAAGGCAATGGTGGCGGTGGGGATGGTCTTGGGATTAGCGGGAAGACGATCATTGACCTCGCCACAGGAGATGCGGGAATCGCCCCCTCCACCACCCCCACAACCTCAGGGACGCGCTCGGGGTATGGCTCGGTGATGATCAATGGAACCTACTCCTCCCTGACCATTGATCTGACAGCGACCCACTCTCTGGGCGGCGATGGAGGAAACTTTACCTTTACCCTCGTCCCCGAGCCGACAAGCCTGGGGCTCCTTCTGCCAGGAGCGGCGGGCCTGCTCCTTCTACGGCGACGGCGTAAAAACTAG
- a CDS encoding ABC transporter ATP-binding protein, with product MSLLELSGVVKSFVGVEKPVLRGVNLRLEAGEMAAIVGPSGSGKSTLLNIIGTLESPDSGSVLLDGTSLTGLDARALARVRSQKLGMIFQLHHLLPQCTVLENVLIPTLAEGPAQRKEPTEARAKRLLGRVGLSDRFAHRPGQLSGGERQRVAVVRALLNEPKLLLADEPTGALDQDSATNLTDLLIELNKEEGVALLVITHSPELASRLGKTYRLHEGVLV from the coding sequence ATGAGTCTGCTGGAGCTTTCGGGCGTTGTCAAGAGTTTTGTCGGGGTGGAGAAGCCTGTCTTGCGCGGGGTGAACCTGCGCCTCGAGGCGGGTGAGATGGCCGCGATTGTCGGGCCGTCGGGGTCGGGCAAGAGCACGCTGCTCAATATTATCGGCACCCTGGAGTCCCCCGACAGCGGGAGTGTCCTGCTGGACGGCACCAGCCTGACGGGTCTCGACGCGCGAGCCCTGGCGCGGGTGCGCAGCCAGAAGCTCGGGATGATCTTCCAGCTCCACCACCTCTTGCCGCAGTGCACGGTTCTCGAAAACGTGCTCATCCCCACACTCGCCGAGGGCCCCGCGCAGCGTAAAGAGCCCACCGAGGCCCGCGCCAAGCGCCTGCTCGGCCGCGTGGGCCTCTCGGACCGCTTTGCGCACCGCCCCGGCCAGCTCTCCGGCGGCGAGCGCCAGCGGGTTGCGGTCGTGCGGGCACTCCTCAACGAGCCCAAGCTGCTCCTCGCCGACGAGCCCACGGGCGCGCTGGACCAAGACTCCGCAACCAACCTCACCGACCTGCTGATCGAGCTCAACAAAGAAGAAGGGGTCGCGCTCCTGGTCATCACCCACTCCCCCGAGCTCGCTTCCCGTCTAGGCAAGACCTACCGTCTCCACGAAGGAGTGCTGGTATGA